From the Rhizobium sp. WSM4643 genome, the window CATCCCGCCAACTACACCTTCAAGCTGCCCGACAGTGTCAGCTTTGCCGAAGGCGCCATGGTCGAGCCCTTCGCCGTCGGCATGCAGGCGGCTGCCAAGGCGAAGATTACGCCTGGTGATACTGCCGTCGTTCTCGGCGCCGGGCCGATCGGCACCATGGTGGCGATCGCGGCGCTTGCCGGCGGCTGCGCCCGCGCGATCGTGGCTGATCTTGCCCAGCCGAAGCTCGATGTCGCCGCACAATACCAGGGCGTCATCCCGGTCAATATCCGCGAGAAGAACCTGGCCGAAGAAGTTGCCCGGCTGACCGACGGCTGGGGCGCCGATGTCGTCTTCGAATGCTCCGGTTCGCCAAAGGCCTGGGAGACGATCATGGCGCTGCCGCGCCCGGGCGGCGTCATCGTCGTCGTCGGCCTGCCGGTCAACCCGATCGGCTTCGACGTCTCGACGGCATCCACCAAGGAAATCCGCATCGAGACGGTGTTCCGCTACGCGCACCAGTATGAGCGCTCGATCGCGCTGCTCGGCTCGGGTC encodes:
- a CDS encoding NAD(P)-dependent alcohol dehydrogenase; this translates as MTKVRALVLERQHELALRDIDLPLKTGPGEVKIRIHTVGVCGSDVHYYTHGKIGPFIVNAPMVLGHEAAGTVVEVGTGVTNLKVGDRVCMEPGIPDPNSKASRLGMYNIDPAVTFWATPPIHGVLTPEVVHPANYTFKLPDSVSFAEGAMVEPFAVGMQAAAKAKITPGDTAVVLGAGPIGTMVAIAALAGGCARAIVADLAQPKLDVAAQYQGVIPVNIREKNLAEEVARLTDGWGADVVFECSGSPKAWETIMALPRPGGVIVVVGLPVNPIGFDVSTASTKEIRIETVFRYAHQYERSIALLGSGRVDLKPLISETFKFEDSIKAFDRAVEARPSDVKLQIVME